A genomic stretch from Setaria viridis chromosome 1, Setaria_viridis_v4.0, whole genome shotgun sequence includes:
- the LOC117845779 gene encoding uncharacterized protein: MGIPNFQILASPLSTASSDDTTTTNVSDEHLSPLSSPSISFDSVSASDASTSSSVVSDGSSRSEPVVSKKPRLPVRSWLASDEIALLEAVSEHRQKHGRLPSPNHLAAALRGRLRAEDRLSADEISRRLRALRSRYDNAVLRMSRGTIPVKDDDVTIYKLSKLIWEGTRKGKREKKTRAADVRKDPREFGELTGLYPCLSAEVEAIDTGSGAAAAGLLKRAFERIGDDTAARLEAKVKMQRVAEARASAKLDQLRTNVAKVLLQLIE, encoded by the coding sequence ACCACCAATGTCTCCGACGAACACTTGAGTCCCCTGTCGTCGCCTTCCATATCCTTCGACTCTGTTTCCGCATCCgatgcctccacctcctcctcagtGGTCTCGGATGGCTCCTCCAGGTCCGAACCCGTCGTTTCCAAGAAACCCCGCCTCCCCGTGCGCTCGTGGCTAGCCTCCGACGAGATCGCGCTTCTCGAGGCCGTCTCGGAGCACCGCCAGAAGCACGGCCGACTGCCGTCGCCCAACCACCTCGCCGCGGCGCTCCGCGGCCGCCTTCGCGCGGAGGACCGCCTGAGCGCCGATGAGATCTCCAGGAGGCTGCGCGCACTCCGCTCCCGGTACGATAATGCTGTGCTCCGCATGTCCCGCGGCACCATCCCAGTGAAGGACGACGATGTCACGATCTACAAGCTCTCCAAGCTCATCTGGGAGGGCACGCGCAAGGGAAAGAGGGAAAAGAAGACCCGTGCGGCCGACGTGCGCAAGGACCCAAGGGAGTTCGGCGAGTTGACAGGGCTGTACCCTTGCCTCTCAGCAGAGGTTGAGGCGATTGACACAGGGAGCGGCGCTGCAGCCGCCGGGTTGCTGAAGAGGGCGTTTGAGCGCATCGGCGATGACACGGCGGCACGGCTGGAGGCGAAGGTGAAGATGCAGCGGGTGGCAGAGGCCAGGGCGAGCGCAAAGCTTGACCAGCTGAGGACGAATGTCGCCAAGGTGCTTCTCCAGTTGATTGAATGA